The following proteins are co-located in the Castanea sativa cultivar Marrone di Chiusa Pesio chromosome 8, ASM4071231v1 genome:
- the LOC142607672 gene encoding tropinone reductase homolog At2g29170-like isoform X2, with protein sequence MAGQELGSRESRWSLQGMTALVTGGTKSIGYAIVEELASLGAIVHTCSRNETQLNECLHEWKMKGFRVTGSVNDVVSQTQREELMSTVSSIFNGNLNILINNVGMNILKPTLEYIVEDFSFLMSTNFESAYHFCQLAYPFLKASGAGSIVYVSSVAGVVSLSIGLSIYSSTKGAMNQLAKYLACEWAKDNIRINSVAPWFIKTPLADTTADDREFKKEKESQTPLGRIGEPKEVSSLVAFLCLPASSYITG encoded by the exons ATGGCAGGGCAAGAATTGGGTAGCAGAGAAAGCAGGTGGTCTCTTCAAGGAATGACCGCTCTTGTTACCGGTGGAACCAAA TCAATCGGGTATGCTATTGTCGAGGAATTGGCAAGTTTGGGGGCTATCGTACATACATGCTCTCGAAATGAGACCCAACTCAATGAATGTTTACATGagtggaagatgaagggatTTCGAGTCACTGGTTCAGTCAATGATGTAGTATCTCAAACCCAACGAGAGGAGCTAATGAGCACAGTCTCTTCTATCTTCAATGGCAATCTCAACATCCTT ATTAACAATGTGGGAATGAACATATTGAAACCAACGTTGGAGTACATAGTTGAAGATTTCTCATTTCTAATGTCTACCAATTTTGAATCTGCTTATCACTTTTGCCAACTTGCTTATCCTTTTCTAAAAGCTTCGGGAGCAGGAAGCATTGTTTATGTTTCTTCAGTTGCTGGTGTAGTTTCCTTAAGTATTGGACTATCTATATATAGTTCAACTAAAG GAGCGATGAATCAACTCGCAAAATATTTGGCATGTGAATGGGCAAAGGACAACATTAGGATTAACTCTGTTGCACCATGGTTTATCAAAACCCCACTGGCTGATACAACG GCTGACGACA Gagagtttaaaaaagaaaaagaa tCTCAAACCCCACTTGGACGTATTGGAGAGCCAAAGGAGGTTTCCTCCTTGGTGGCATTCCTTTGCCTTCCTGCATCTTCTTACATAACTGGTTAG
- the LOC142607672 gene encoding tropinone reductase homolog At1g07440-like isoform X9, giving the protein MAGQELGSRESRWSLQGMTALVTGGTKSIGYAIVEELASLGAIVHTCSRNETQLNECLHEWKMKGFRVTGSVNDVVSQTQREELMSTVSSIFNGNLNILINNVGMNILKPTLEYIVEDFSFLMSTNFESAYHFCQLAYPFLKASGAGSIVYVSSVAGVVSLSIGLSIYSSTKGAMNQLAKYLACEWAKDNIRINSVAPWFIKTPLADTTEYSQLTGDFFGIIISQTPLGRIGEPKEVSSLVAFLCLPASSYITG; this is encoded by the exons ATGGCAGGGCAAGAATTGGGTAGCAGAGAAAGCAGGTGGTCTCTTCAAGGAATGACCGCTCTTGTTACCGGTGGAACCAAA TCAATCGGGTATGCTATTGTCGAGGAATTGGCAAGTTTGGGGGCTATCGTACATACATGCTCTCGAAATGAGACCCAACTCAATGAATGTTTACATGagtggaagatgaagggatTTCGAGTCACTGGTTCAGTCAATGATGTAGTATCTCAAACCCAACGAGAGGAGCTAATGAGCACAGTCTCTTCTATCTTCAATGGCAATCTCAACATCCTT ATTAACAATGTGGGAATGAACATATTGAAACCAACGTTGGAGTACATAGTTGAAGATTTCTCATTTCTAATGTCTACCAATTTTGAATCTGCTTATCACTTTTGCCAACTTGCTTATCCTTTTCTAAAAGCTTCGGGAGCAGGAAGCATTGTTTATGTTTCTTCAGTTGCTGGTGTAGTTTCCTTAAGTATTGGACTATCTATATATAGTTCAACTAAAG GAGCGATGAATCAACTCGCAAAATATTTGGCATGTGAATGGGCAAAGGACAACATTAGGATTAACTCTGTTGCACCATGGTTTATCAAAACCCCACTGGCTGATACAACG GAGTattcgcagcttactggtgatttcttcggcatcatcatctCTCAAACCCCACTTGGACGTATTGGAGAGCCAAAGGAGGTTTCCTCCTTGGTGGCATTCCTTTGCCTTCCTGCATCTTCTTACATAACTGGTTAG
- the LOC142607672 gene encoding tropinone reductase homolog At2g29170-like isoform X8: protein MAGQELGSRESRWSLQGMTALVTGGTKSIGYAIVEELASLGAIVHTCSRNETQLNECLHEWKMKGFRVTGSVNDVVSQTQREELMSTVSSIFNGNLNILINNVGMNILKPTLEYIVEDFSFLMSTNFESAYHFCQLAYPFLKASGAGSIVYVSSVAGVVSLSIGLSIYSSTKGAMNQLAKYLACEWAKDNIRINSVAPWFIKTPLADTTVLLRFEEYSQLTGDFFGIIISQTPLGRIGEPKEVSSLVAFLCLPASSYITG from the exons ATGGCAGGGCAAGAATTGGGTAGCAGAGAAAGCAGGTGGTCTCTTCAAGGAATGACCGCTCTTGTTACCGGTGGAACCAAA TCAATCGGGTATGCTATTGTCGAGGAATTGGCAAGTTTGGGGGCTATCGTACATACATGCTCTCGAAATGAGACCCAACTCAATGAATGTTTACATGagtggaagatgaagggatTTCGAGTCACTGGTTCAGTCAATGATGTAGTATCTCAAACCCAACGAGAGGAGCTAATGAGCACAGTCTCTTCTATCTTCAATGGCAATCTCAACATCCTT ATTAACAATGTGGGAATGAACATATTGAAACCAACGTTGGAGTACATAGTTGAAGATTTCTCATTTCTAATGTCTACCAATTTTGAATCTGCTTATCACTTTTGCCAACTTGCTTATCCTTTTCTAAAAGCTTCGGGAGCAGGAAGCATTGTTTATGTTTCTTCAGTTGCTGGTGTAGTTTCCTTAAGTATTGGACTATCTATATATAGTTCAACTAAAG GAGCGATGAATCAACTCGCAAAATATTTGGCATGTGAATGGGCAAAGGACAACATTAGGATTAACTCTGTTGCACCATGGTTTATCAAAACCCCACTGGCTGATACAACG gtgttgcttcgatTTGAGGAGTattcgcagcttactggtgatttcttcggcatcatcatctCTCAAACCCCACTTGGACGTATTGGAGAGCCAAAGGAGGTTTCCTCCTTGGTGGCATTCCTTTGCCTTCCTGCATCTTCTTACATAACTGGTTAG
- the LOC142607672 gene encoding tropinone reductase homolog At2g29150-like isoform X1: MAGQELGSRESRWSLQGMTALVTGGTKSIGYAIVEELASLGAIVHTCSRNETQLNECLHEWKMKGFRVTGSVNDVVSQTQREELMSTVSSIFNGNLNILINNVGMNILKPTLEYIVEDFSFLMSTNFESAYHFCQLAYPFLKASGAGSIVYVSSVAGVVSLSIGLSIYSSTKGAMNQLAKYLACEWAKDNIRINSVAPWFIKTPLADTTFSDKKMHNQTEDKTPLGRIGEPKEVSSLVAFLCLPASSYITG, from the exons ATGGCAGGGCAAGAATTGGGTAGCAGAGAAAGCAGGTGGTCTCTTCAAGGAATGACCGCTCTTGTTACCGGTGGAACCAAA TCAATCGGGTATGCTATTGTCGAGGAATTGGCAAGTTTGGGGGCTATCGTACATACATGCTCTCGAAATGAGACCCAACTCAATGAATGTTTACATGagtggaagatgaagggatTTCGAGTCACTGGTTCAGTCAATGATGTAGTATCTCAAACCCAACGAGAGGAGCTAATGAGCACAGTCTCTTCTATCTTCAATGGCAATCTCAACATCCTT ATTAACAATGTGGGAATGAACATATTGAAACCAACGTTGGAGTACATAGTTGAAGATTTCTCATTTCTAATGTCTACCAATTTTGAATCTGCTTATCACTTTTGCCAACTTGCTTATCCTTTTCTAAAAGCTTCGGGAGCAGGAAGCATTGTTTATGTTTCTTCAGTTGCTGGTGTAGTTTCCTTAAGTATTGGACTATCTATATATAGTTCAACTAAAG GAGCGATGAATCAACTCGCAAAATATTTGGCATGTGAATGGGCAAAGGACAACATTAGGATTAACTCTGTTGCACCATGGTTTATCAAAACCCCACTGGCTGATACAACG TTTTCAG acaagaagaTGCACAACCAGACAGAAGACA AAACCCCACTTGGACGTATTGGAGAGCCAAAGGAGGTTTCCTCCTTGGTGGCATTCCTTTGCCTTCCTGCATCTTCTTACATAACTGGTTAG
- the LOC142607672 gene encoding senescence-associated protein 13-like isoform X11, with the protein MAGQELGSRESRWSLQGMTALVTGGTKSIGYAIVEELASLGAIVHTCSRNETQLNECLHEWKMKGFRVTGSVNDVVSQTQREELMSTVSSIFNGNLNILINNVGMNILKPTLEYIVEDFSFLMSTNFESAYHFCQLAYPFLKASGAGSIVYVSSVAGVVSLSIGLSIYSSTKGAMNQLAKYLACEWAKDNIRINSVAPWFIKTPLSSPLIDLTGDFFGIIISQTPLGRIGEPKEVSSLVAFLCLPASSYITG; encoded by the exons ATGGCAGGGCAAGAATTGGGTAGCAGAGAAAGCAGGTGGTCTCTTCAAGGAATGACCGCTCTTGTTACCGGTGGAACCAAA TCAATCGGGTATGCTATTGTCGAGGAATTGGCAAGTTTGGGGGCTATCGTACATACATGCTCTCGAAATGAGACCCAACTCAATGAATGTTTACATGagtggaagatgaagggatTTCGAGTCACTGGTTCAGTCAATGATGTAGTATCTCAAACCCAACGAGAGGAGCTAATGAGCACAGTCTCTTCTATCTTCAATGGCAATCTCAACATCCTT ATTAACAATGTGGGAATGAACATATTGAAACCAACGTTGGAGTACATAGTTGAAGATTTCTCATTTCTAATGTCTACCAATTTTGAATCTGCTTATCACTTTTGCCAACTTGCTTATCCTTTTCTAAAAGCTTCGGGAGCAGGAAGCATTGTTTATGTTTCTTCAGTTGCTGGTGTAGTTTCCTTAAGTATTGGACTATCTATATATAGTTCAACTAAAG GAGCGATGAATCAACTCGCAAAATATTTGGCATGTGAATGGGCAAAGGACAACATTAGGATTAACTCTGTTGCACCATGGTTTATCAAAACCCCACTG TCCTCACCGTTAATCGAT cttactggtgatttcttcggcatcatcatctCTCAAACCCCACTTGGACGTATTGGAGAGCCAAAGGAGGTTTCCTCCTTGGTGGCATTCCTTTGCCTTCCTGCATCTTCTTACATAACTGGTTAG
- the LOC142607672 gene encoding tropinone reductase homolog At1g07440-like isoform X10 has translation MAGQELGSRESRWSLQGMTALVTGGTKSIGYAIVEELASLGAIVHTCSRNETQLNECLHEWKMKGFRVTGSVNDVVSQTQREELMSTVSSIFNGNLNILINNVGMNILKPTLEYIVEDFSFLMSTNFESAYHFCQLAYPFLKASGAGSIVYVSSVAGVVSLSIGLSIYSSTKGAMNQLAKYLACEWAKDNIRINSVAPWFIKTPLADTTYSQLTGDFFGIIISQTPLGRIGEPKEVSSLVAFLCLPASSYITG, from the exons ATGGCAGGGCAAGAATTGGGTAGCAGAGAAAGCAGGTGGTCTCTTCAAGGAATGACCGCTCTTGTTACCGGTGGAACCAAA TCAATCGGGTATGCTATTGTCGAGGAATTGGCAAGTTTGGGGGCTATCGTACATACATGCTCTCGAAATGAGACCCAACTCAATGAATGTTTACATGagtggaagatgaagggatTTCGAGTCACTGGTTCAGTCAATGATGTAGTATCTCAAACCCAACGAGAGGAGCTAATGAGCACAGTCTCTTCTATCTTCAATGGCAATCTCAACATCCTT ATTAACAATGTGGGAATGAACATATTGAAACCAACGTTGGAGTACATAGTTGAAGATTTCTCATTTCTAATGTCTACCAATTTTGAATCTGCTTATCACTTTTGCCAACTTGCTTATCCTTTTCTAAAAGCTTCGGGAGCAGGAAGCATTGTTTATGTTTCTTCAGTTGCTGGTGTAGTTTCCTTAAGTATTGGACTATCTATATATAGTTCAACTAAAG GAGCGATGAATCAACTCGCAAAATATTTGGCATGTGAATGGGCAAAGGACAACATTAGGATTAACTCTGTTGCACCATGGTTTATCAAAACCCCACTGGCTGATACAACG TattcgcagcttactggtgatttcttcggcatcatcatctCTCAAACCCCACTTGGACGTATTGGAGAGCCAAAGGAGGTTTCCTCCTTGGTGGCATTCCTTTGCCTTCCTGCATCTTCTTACATAACTGGTTAG
- the LOC142607672 gene encoding tropinone reductase homolog At5g06060-like isoform X7 yields MTALVTGGTNSIGYAIVEELASLGAIVHTCSRNETQLNECLHEWKMKGFRVTGSVNDVVSQTQREELMSTVSSIFNGNLNILINNVGMNILKPTLEYIVEDFSFLMSTNFESAYHFCQLAYPFLKASGAGSIVYVSSVAGVVSLSIGLSIYSSTKGAMNQLAKYLACEWAKDNIRINSVAPWFIKTAKPEFFLQKAAELTGDFFGIIISQTPLGRIGEPKEVSSLVAFLCLPASSYITG; encoded by the exons ATGACCGCTCTTGTTACCGGTGGAACCAA TTCAATCGGGTATGCTATTGTCGAGGAATTGGCAAGTTTGGGGGCTATCGTACATACATGCTCTCGAAATGAGACCCAACTCAATGAATGTTTACATGagtggaagatgaagggatTTCGAGTCACTGGTTCAGTCAATGATGTAGTATCTCAAACCCAACGAGAGGAGCTAATGAGCACAGTCTCTTCTATCTTCAATGGCAATCTCAACATCCTT ATTAACAATGTGGGAATGAACATATTGAAACCAACGTTGGAGTACATAGTTGAAGATTTCTCATTTCTAATGTCTACCAATTTTGAATCTGCTTATCACTTTTGCCAACTTGCTTATCCTTTTCTAAAAGCTTCGGGAGCAGGAAGCATTGTTTATGTTTCTTCAGTTGCTGGTGTAGTTTCCTTAAGTATTGGACTATCTATATATAGTTCAACTAAAG GAGCGATGAATCAACTCGCAAAATATTTGGCATGTGAATGGGCAAAGGACAACATTAGGATTAACTCTGTTGCACCATGGTTTATCAAAAC tgcaaaaccagaatttttccttcagaagGCTGCAGAG cttactggtgatttcttcggcatcatcatctCTCAAACCCCACTTGGACGTATTGGAGAGCCAAAGGAGGTTTCCTCCTTGGTGGCATTCCTTTGCCTTCCTGCATCTTCTTACATAACTGGTTAG
- the LOC142607672 gene encoding tropinone reductase homolog At2g29170-like isoform X3: MAGQELGSRESRWSLQGMTALVTGGTKSIGYAIVEELASLGAIVHTCSRNETQLNECLHEWKMKGFRVTGSVNDVVSQTQREELMSTVSSIFNGNLNILINNVGMNILKPTLEYIVEDFSFLMSTNFESAYHFCQLAYPFLKASGAGSIVYVSSVAGVVSLSIGLSIYSSTKGAMNQLAKYLACEWAKDNIRINSVAPWFIKTPLIGPDELTGDFFGIIISQTPLGRIGEPKEVSSLVAFLCLPASSYITG, translated from the exons ATGGCAGGGCAAGAATTGGGTAGCAGAGAAAGCAGGTGGTCTCTTCAAGGAATGACCGCTCTTGTTACCGGTGGAACCAAA TCAATCGGGTATGCTATTGTCGAGGAATTGGCAAGTTTGGGGGCTATCGTACATACATGCTCTCGAAATGAGACCCAACTCAATGAATGTTTACATGagtggaagatgaagggatTTCGAGTCACTGGTTCAGTCAATGATGTAGTATCTCAAACCCAACGAGAGGAGCTAATGAGCACAGTCTCTTCTATCTTCAATGGCAATCTCAACATCCTT ATTAACAATGTGGGAATGAACATATTGAAACCAACGTTGGAGTACATAGTTGAAGATTTCTCATTTCTAATGTCTACCAATTTTGAATCTGCTTATCACTTTTGCCAACTTGCTTATCCTTTTCTAAAAGCTTCGGGAGCAGGAAGCATTGTTTATGTTTCTTCAGTTGCTGGTGTAGTTTCCTTAAGTATTGGACTATCTATATATAGTTCAACTAAAG GAGCGATGAATCAACTCGCAAAATATTTGGCATGTGAATGGGCAAAGGACAACATTAGGATTAACTCTGTTGCACCATGGTTTATCAAAACCCCACTG ATAGGGCCTGACGAG cttactggtgatttcttcggcatcatcatctCTCAAACCCCACTTGGACGTATTGGAGAGCCAAAGGAGGTTTCCTCCTTGGTGGCATTCCTTTGCCTTCCTGCATCTTCTTACATAACTGGTTAG
- the LOC142607672 gene encoding tropinone reductase homolog At2g29170-like isoform X6, giving the protein MAGQELGSRESRWSLQGMTALVTGGTKSIGYAIVEELASLGAIVHTCSRNETQLNECLHEWKMKGFRVTGSVNDVVSQTQREELMSTVSSIFNGNLNILINNVGMNILKPTLEYIVEDFSFLMSTNFESAYHFCQLAYPFLKASGAGSIVYVSSVAGVVSLSIGLSIYSSTKGAMNQLAKYLACEWAKDNIRINSVAPWFIKTPLYINDQELRLQLDLKTPLGRIGEPKEVSSLVAFLCLPASSYITG; this is encoded by the exons ATGGCAGGGCAAGAATTGGGTAGCAGAGAAAGCAGGTGGTCTCTTCAAGGAATGACCGCTCTTGTTACCGGTGGAACCAAA TCAATCGGGTATGCTATTGTCGAGGAATTGGCAAGTTTGGGGGCTATCGTACATACATGCTCTCGAAATGAGACCCAACTCAATGAATGTTTACATGagtggaagatgaagggatTTCGAGTCACTGGTTCAGTCAATGATGTAGTATCTCAAACCCAACGAGAGGAGCTAATGAGCACAGTCTCTTCTATCTTCAATGGCAATCTCAACATCCTT ATTAACAATGTGGGAATGAACATATTGAAACCAACGTTGGAGTACATAGTTGAAGATTTCTCATTTCTAATGTCTACCAATTTTGAATCTGCTTATCACTTTTGCCAACTTGCTTATCCTTTTCTAAAAGCTTCGGGAGCAGGAAGCATTGTTTATGTTTCTTCAGTTGCTGGTGTAGTTTCCTTAAGTATTGGACTATCTATATATAGTTCAACTAAAG GAGCGATGAATCAACTCGCAAAATATTTGGCATGTGAATGGGCAAAGGACAACATTAGGATTAACTCTGTTGCACCATGGTTTATCAAAACCCCACTG tatat aaatgatcaagagcttCGTTTACAACTGGATCTAA AAACCCCACTTGGACGTATTGGAGAGCCAAAGGAGGTTTCCTCCTTGGTGGCATTCCTTTGCCTTCCTGCATCTTCTTACATAACTGGTTAG
- the LOC142607672 gene encoding tropinone reductase homolog At2g29170-like isoform X5 has protein sequence MAGQELGSRESRWSLQGMTALVTGGTKSIGYAIVEELASLGAIVHTCSRNETQLNECLHEWKMKGFRVTGSVNDVVSQTQREELMSTVSSIFNGNLNILINNVGMNILKPTLEYIVEDFSFLMSTNFESAYHFCQLAYPFLKASGAGSIVYVSSVAGVVSLSIGLSIYSSTKGAMNQLAKYLACEWAKDNIRINSVAPWFIKTPLYSQLTGDFFGIIISQTPLGRIGEPKEVSSLVAFLCLPASSYITG, from the exons ATGGCAGGGCAAGAATTGGGTAGCAGAGAAAGCAGGTGGTCTCTTCAAGGAATGACCGCTCTTGTTACCGGTGGAACCAAA TCAATCGGGTATGCTATTGTCGAGGAATTGGCAAGTTTGGGGGCTATCGTACATACATGCTCTCGAAATGAGACCCAACTCAATGAATGTTTACATGagtggaagatgaagggatTTCGAGTCACTGGTTCAGTCAATGATGTAGTATCTCAAACCCAACGAGAGGAGCTAATGAGCACAGTCTCTTCTATCTTCAATGGCAATCTCAACATCCTT ATTAACAATGTGGGAATGAACATATTGAAACCAACGTTGGAGTACATAGTTGAAGATTTCTCATTTCTAATGTCTACCAATTTTGAATCTGCTTATCACTTTTGCCAACTTGCTTATCCTTTTCTAAAAGCTTCGGGAGCAGGAAGCATTGTTTATGTTTCTTCAGTTGCTGGTGTAGTTTCCTTAAGTATTGGACTATCTATATATAGTTCAACTAAAG GAGCGATGAATCAACTCGCAAAATATTTGGCATGTGAATGGGCAAAGGACAACATTAGGATTAACTCTGTTGCACCATGGTTTATCAAAACCCCACTG TattcgcagcttactggtgatttcttcggcatcatcatctCTCAAACCCCACTTGGACGTATTGGAGAGCCAAAGGAGGTTTCCTCCTTGGTGGCATTCCTTTGCCTTCCTGCATCTTCTTACATAACTGGTTAG
- the LOC142607672 gene encoding tropinone reductase homolog At1g07440-like isoform X4, translated as MAGQELGSRESRWSLQGMTALVTGGTKSIGYAIVEELASLGAIVHTCSRNETQLNECLHEWKMKGFRVTGSVNDVVSQTQREELMSTVSSIFNGNLNILINNVGMNILKPTLEYIVEDFSFLMSTNFESAYHFCQLAYPFLKASGAGSIVYVSSVAGVVSLSIGLSIYSSTKGAMNQLAKYLACEWAKDNIRINSVAPWFIKTPLADTTLTGDFFGIIISQTPLGRIGEPKEVSSLVAFLCLPASSYITG; from the exons ATGGCAGGGCAAGAATTGGGTAGCAGAGAAAGCAGGTGGTCTCTTCAAGGAATGACCGCTCTTGTTACCGGTGGAACCAAA TCAATCGGGTATGCTATTGTCGAGGAATTGGCAAGTTTGGGGGCTATCGTACATACATGCTCTCGAAATGAGACCCAACTCAATGAATGTTTACATGagtggaagatgaagggatTTCGAGTCACTGGTTCAGTCAATGATGTAGTATCTCAAACCCAACGAGAGGAGCTAATGAGCACAGTCTCTTCTATCTTCAATGGCAATCTCAACATCCTT ATTAACAATGTGGGAATGAACATATTGAAACCAACGTTGGAGTACATAGTTGAAGATTTCTCATTTCTAATGTCTACCAATTTTGAATCTGCTTATCACTTTTGCCAACTTGCTTATCCTTTTCTAAAAGCTTCGGGAGCAGGAAGCATTGTTTATGTTTCTTCAGTTGCTGGTGTAGTTTCCTTAAGTATTGGACTATCTATATATAGTTCAACTAAAG GAGCGATGAATCAACTCGCAAAATATTTGGCATGTGAATGGGCAAAGGACAACATTAGGATTAACTCTGTTGCACCATGGTTTATCAAAACCCCACTGGCTGATACAACG cttactggtgatttcttcggcatcatcatctCTCAAACCCCACTTGGACGTATTGGAGAGCCAAAGGAGGTTTCCTCCTTGGTGGCATTCCTTTGCCTTCCTGCATCTTCTTACATAACTGGTTAG